The Haloarcula limicola genomic sequence CCTGCTGGACGAGTGAGTCAGTAGGCCGACTCCGGGGGGAGGCGCTCGACGGCCCGCCTGAGCAGCGGGGGCGTCATCACCGAGGTCGCGATGGCGACGAGGACGACGACGGCGTACAGCAGCGGCGTGAGGACGCCGAGGGCGAGCCCGGCCGCGGCGACGACGATCTCCATCGCTCCCCGGGCGTTGAGACCGATGGCGAGGCAGGCGGTCTCCGCCCGCGTCAGCTCCGTCGGCGCGGCCCCGAGGGCGACGCCGACCACTTTCCCGAGGATAGCGACGACCAGCGCCGCGACGGCGATGGCCGCGGCGGCGGGGTCGGCGAGAACGGTCAGGTCGACCTGCAAGCCGGCGGTCGCGAAGAACAGCGGGGCGAACAGGCCGAGCGTCGCGAGGTGGAGGACGCGCTCGGTCTCGGCGTCCACGCGAGGGCCGACGAGGAGGCCGGCCAGAAACGCGCCGACGACGGCCTCCAGTCCGAGACCGACCGCGGCGGCGGTGACCGCGAACCCGACGACCAGGACGACGGCGAACTCGCTCAGGACCGGCGAGCGGGCGCGGGCGGCGAGCGCCCGGAGGCCGTCGACGACCGGGCGACCGGCGACGAGGACGACGAGCGCGAACGCGGCGAGGAGGGCGACGATCTCGAGGACCGCGATCGGGTCGACGCCGCCGCCGCGGACCACTTCGGCGACGACCGTCAGGGTGATCCAGCCGACGGCGTCGACGACCACGGCGACGGTGAGCGTCAGTTGCCCCACCGCGCGGTCGATCACGTCGAGGTCGACCAGCACGCGGGCGGCGACCGGGAGCGCCGAGATGCTGAGGGCGGTGCCGAGGAACAGCGCGAGACCGAGTCGCCGGGGCGGGGCGGGGAGATACGCCGTCGGGAGCGCGAACCCAAGCGCGACGCCGCCGAGGAACGGGACGACGGTCGCCCCGGACGCGACGGCGACGGTGGGACCGAGCGACCCCCGAATCCGCGCCGGGTCGACCTCGGTACCGGCGAGGACGACGAGCAGGACGAGGCCGAGCGA encodes the following:
- a CDS encoding cation:proton antiporter, which gives rise to MVGEPGPLLHFLASLTLILAVAHALGALSDRVGFAPVVGELLTGLVLGPSVLGAVAPAAVAALLPLDDGVAGLASLGLVLLVVLAGTEVDPARIRGSLGPTVAVASGATVVPFLGGVALGFALPTAYLPAPPRRLGLALFLGTALSISALPVAARVLVDLDVIDRAVGQLTLTVAVVVDAVGWITLTVVAEVVRGGGVDPIAVLEIVALLAAFALVVLVAGRPVVDGLRALAARARSPVLSEFAVVLVVGFAVTAAAVGLGLEAVVGAFLAGLLVGPRVDAETERVLHLATLGLFAPLFFATAGLQVDLTVLADPAAAAIAVAALVVAILGKVVGVALGAAPTELTRAETACLAIGLNARGAMEIVVAAAGLALGVLTPLLYAVVVLVAIATSVMTPPLLRRAVERLPPESAY